From Candidatus Schekmanbacteria bacterium RIFCSPLOWO2_02_FULL_38_14, a single genomic window includes:
- a CDS encoding phosphoribosylformylglycinamidine cyclo-ligase: MVKRAAENYASAGVDMDKAEEGVRRLLEWVGKSLNLRKTIGSSRLDIGYFANVIKIAPNLGLALSTDGVGTKVLVAQMMKKFDTIGIDCIAMNVNDVICVGAEPISMLDYIAIEDPKPELLEEIGKGLYKGAELANVSIVGGEVSQIKEIIKGEKKGYGIDLVGMCVGIIALDKINIGQNVKENEVVIGLRSSGVHSNGLTLARNVFFAKNKFKADKYFPELRRTIGEELLEPTHIYVREIMEMLRKGVRIKSLSNITSDGLLNLARAKAKTGYVIDNLPEPHPVFNLIQKIANISDEEMFKVFNMGIGFCVVVPEKDADKVIRIAKKYRVAASRIGYTVKDPDKMVYIKQKNLIGRDNNFYKN; encoded by the coding sequence ATGGTAAAAAGAGCAGCGGAAAATTATGCTTCTGCCGGCGTTGACATGGATAAGGCAGAAGAAGGTGTAAGAAGGCTCTTGGAATGGGTTGGGAAAAGCCTCAATCTCAGAAAAACCATAGGCTCAAGCCGCCTTGACATAGGCTATTTTGCCAATGTCATTAAAATTGCCCCAAACCTTGGGCTTGCTCTGTCAACCGACGGAGTTGGAACAAAGGTCCTTGTTGCCCAGATGATGAAAAAGTTTGACACAATCGGCATTGACTGCATTGCCATGAATGTCAATGATGTCATCTGTGTTGGTGCAGAGCCTATTTCAATGCTTGACTACATTGCCATTGAAGACCCGAAGCCTGAGTTGCTTGAGGAAATAGGAAAAGGACTCTATAAGGGCGCAGAACTTGCAAATGTCAGTATTGTTGGAGGAGAGGTTTCTCAGATTAAAGAAATAATCAAGGGTGAAAAAAAGGGTTACGGGATTGACCTTGTCGGGATGTGCGTTGGGATAATAGCGCTTGACAAGATAAATATTGGACAGAATGTTAAGGAAAACGAAGTTGTAATCGGGCTCAGAAGCAGCGGTGTCCACAGCAACGGACTGACACTCGCCAGAAATGTATTTTTCGCAAAAAATAAGTTTAAAGCTGATAAATATTTTCCTGAGCTGAGAAGGACAATAGGAGAAGAACTCCTTGAGCCAACCCACATCTATGTCAGAGAAATAATGGAAATGCTAAGAAAAGGGGTAAGAATTAAATCCCTCAGCAACATAACAAGCGACGGTCTGCTGAACCTTGCAAGGGCAAAGGCAAAAACAGGATATGTAATAGACAACCTTCCGGAGCCGCACCCGGTCTTTAATCTAATCCAGAAAATAGCCAACATTAGCGATGAAGAAATGTTCAAGGTATTCAACATGGGAATCGGCTTCTGCGTTGTTGTTCCCGAAAAAGACGCAGACAAGGTAATCAGGATTGCAAAAAAGTACAGAGTTGCCGCCTCAAGAATTGGCTATACCGTTAAAGACCCTGATAAAATGGTTTACATAAAACAGAAAAACCTGATTGGCAGGGATAATAATTTTTACAAAAATTAA
- a CDS encoding serine/threonine protein phosphatase, translating into MNKNYSQKTKSGNRGIKRRDFIKIAAGTAAAAASVFVNPFQIKVAYGKDKNKPFTFAYISDTHLYAGKENHRFVKAIKKAVDDVNFLNPQPDFVFFGGDLAQLGQMDELKLGKEILSGVKAKIHMMVGEHDWYFDMGEKWRELFGKDIYSFDHKGVHFVVLNSVIVKDYWTAPKMTPMERMKAMAQLDNPKGEAFTVGEEQRNWLKQDLSKITKDTPLIIFSHSPLYKYYRPWNFWTDDAEQVQEILFPFEKVTVIHGHTHQVLTNRIKNITFHGLLSTAWPWPYPSQGLPSLTIQMDRADPFNQFDGCGDGRVDVLAGGEVNKHYNLWDRNQMDITFESASKGSESQTTGPSY; encoded by the coding sequence ATGAATAAAAACTATTCTCAGAAAACAAAAAGCGGAAATCGAGGAATTAAAAGAAGAGACTTTATAAAAATTGCAGCAGGCACAGCAGCTGCCGCAGCATCCGTCTTTGTAAATCCTTTTCAGATAAAAGTCGCTTATGGAAAGGATAAAAACAAACCCTTTACCTTTGCCTATATCTCCGACACTCATCTTTATGCCGGAAAAGAAAACCACCGCTTTGTCAAGGCAATAAAAAAAGCAGTAGATGATGTCAATTTTTTAAATCCACAGCCTGATTTTGTCTTTTTTGGAGGCGATTTAGCACAGCTTGGCCAGATGGATGAGCTTAAGCTTGGAAAAGAAATCCTCTCTGGTGTAAAGGCAAAGATTCACATGATGGTTGGCGAACATGACTGGTATTTTGATATGGGAGAAAAATGGAGAGAGCTGTTTGGCAAAGATATATATTCTTTTGACCACAAGGGTGTCCACTTTGTGGTTCTAAACAGCGTTATAGTCAAAGATTACTGGACTGCTCCAAAAATGACGCCAATGGAGCGGATGAAGGCAATGGCACAGCTTGACAATCCAAAGGGGGAAGCCTTTACTGTGGGTGAGGAACAGAGGAACTGGCTGAAGCAGGACCTGTCAAAGATAACTAAAGATACTCCGCTAATAATATTTTCCCATTCGCCGCTTTACAAGTATTACAGACCCTGGAATTTCTGGACTGATGATGCGGAGCAGGTTCAGGAAATTTTATTCCCTTTTGAAAAGGTTACAGTAATCCATGGCCATACACATCAGGTTCTAACAAACAGGATAAAAAATATTACATTTCACGGCTTGCTTTCAACTGCCTGGCCATGGCCCTACCCTTCACAGGGACTTCCAAGCCTGACCATTCAGATGGACAGGGCTGACCCGTTTAATCAGTTTGACGGGTGTGGAGATGGAAGAGTTGATGTTCTGGCAGGCGGTGAGGTGAACAAGCATTACAATCTATGGGACAGAAACCAAATGGATATAACTTTTGAGAGCGCTTCAAAGGGAAGTGAGTCCCAAACAACAGGACCATCTTACTAA